In Chitinophaga nivalis, a single genomic region encodes these proteins:
- a CDS encoding tetratricopeptide repeat protein — MQKSQVLLVGAAVALLVVLFAFGRTVPRSDKKPMSSAAPSQGGQSVESIAFSELLETAKGKIPAEKLLLVNTIETNVVRGDVKTQQIAAYKQLYSTWDSLNQLPVAAYYLGEAAKLENSEKSLTFAANLFLAHLQHAQDPRIAKWEAEQAIGLFDQAIKLNPANDTLKISQAMVYMNTGEPMTGVAKLREVVAANPDNIDAQVTLANLAITSGQYDKAIERLEGVAKKHPGNAKVLFVLAESYKSKGDKKKAIELFEQSKHFMTDPELKKEVDSYIKTIQ, encoded by the coding sequence AAATCACAAGTTCTCTTAGTTGGTGCTGCTGTAGCATTATTGGTGGTATTATTCGCCTTTGGCCGTACTGTACCCCGGTCAGATAAGAAACCTATGTCATCTGCCGCTCCCTCACAGGGCGGTCAGAGTGTAGAATCTATTGCCTTCTCCGAACTCCTGGAAACAGCCAAGGGAAAAATTCCGGCAGAAAAACTTTTACTTGTTAATACAATTGAAACCAATGTGGTGCGTGGGGATGTGAAAACCCAGCAAATAGCCGCCTACAAACAATTGTACTCCACCTGGGATAGTCTTAATCAACTTCCTGTGGCAGCATATTACCTCGGCGAAGCCGCTAAATTGGAAAATTCCGAAAAAAGCCTCACCTTTGCAGCCAATTTATTTTTAGCCCACCTGCAACATGCTCAAGATCCGCGTATTGCAAAATGGGAAGCTGAACAAGCGATTGGTTTGTTTGATCAGGCCATTAAACTGAACCCGGCAAATGATACACTGAAAATTTCGCAGGCCATGGTATACATGAATACCGGCGAACCAATGACAGGAGTAGCAAAGCTGAGGGAAGTAGTGGCAGCAAATCCGGATAATATAGACGCTCAGGTTACTTTAGCAAACCTGGCTATAACATCGGGTCAATACGATAAAGCTATCGAAAGACTGGAAGGAGTCGCCAAAAAACATCCGGGTAATGCAAAAGTATTATTCGTTCTGGCGGAATCCTATAAAAGTAAAGGGGATAAAAAGAAAGCCATTGAACTGTTTGAACAAAGCAAACATTTCATGACAGATCCGGAACTGAAGAAGGAAGTAGATAGTTATATTAAAACTATTCAATAA
- a CDS encoding Rne/Rng family ribonuclease gives MNKELIINAAPTGVEIALLEDKKLVELHHESGNPNFAVGDLYLGKVKKLIPGLNAAFVDVGFEKDAFLHYTDLSPYIRSILKFTQTAISDKTPEGFDFTKFKNEPEIVKTGKITDVLGGKPNILVQILKEPISSKGPRLSCEISLPGRFIVLTPFNDIVAVSKKIHSSEERKRLQKIVEAIKTPNFGVIVRTAAEGKKTAELHEDLTTLVQTWKNIQANLNGGQAPQKILSEQTKTTSILRDLLNESFNRIVVNDKNIYTDAKTYIQKIAPEKQDIVNYYNNGSPIFDNFGITRQVKASFGKTVNLDSGVYLIIEATEALHVVDVNSGYKSSSNNQEQNALASNLEAAAEIARQLRLRDLGGIIIIDFIDMKLPDNKKAIFEAMEKFMAQDRAKHTILPISKFGLMQITRQRVKPEITISVAEDCPTCKGTGKIGASMLILEDIEKNLQYLLNHQHKGLTIRVHPILYAYLTKGFLVSKQWKWYFQYKKWVKLKADANFHLTEYRFFDANDEEIKL, from the coding sequence TTGAACAAGGAACTTATTATAAATGCGGCTCCCACAGGTGTGGAAATTGCGTTGCTGGAAGATAAAAAGTTAGTCGAATTACATCACGAAAGTGGTAATCCTAACTTCGCAGTAGGCGATTTATACCTGGGCAAGGTTAAAAAGCTGATTCCCGGCTTAAACGCTGCCTTTGTGGACGTAGGCTTCGAAAAGGACGCCTTTCTGCATTACACGGATCTCAGCCCATATATCCGATCCATTCTTAAATTTACACAAACAGCCATCAGCGATAAAACCCCTGAAGGATTTGATTTTACTAAATTTAAAAATGAGCCGGAAATAGTAAAGACCGGGAAAATTACTGATGTATTGGGCGGTAAACCCAATATCCTCGTACAAATTCTGAAAGAACCCATTTCTTCTAAAGGCCCGCGCCTAAGCTGTGAAATCTCTTTACCCGGAAGATTTATAGTGTTAACACCCTTTAACGATATTGTTGCGGTCTCTAAAAAGATCCACTCTTCCGAAGAAAGAAAAAGATTACAGAAAATTGTAGAGGCAATCAAAACACCCAACTTTGGGGTGATTGTCCGCACAGCTGCAGAAGGAAAGAAAACAGCAGAATTACACGAAGATCTGACTACGCTCGTGCAAACCTGGAAAAACATTCAGGCAAACCTGAATGGTGGCCAGGCGCCGCAAAAAATACTGAGCGAGCAGACAAAAACCACCAGCATCCTCCGCGACCTGCTGAATGAGAGCTTTAACCGTATCGTAGTCAACGATAAAAATATCTATACCGACGCAAAAACCTACATCCAGAAAATTGCACCGGAAAAACAGGATATTGTTAACTACTACAATAACGGTTCTCCCATCTTCGATAACTTTGGTATCACCCGCCAGGTAAAGGCTTCTTTCGGTAAAACCGTGAACCTCGACAGTGGCGTATACCTCATTATTGAAGCTACAGAAGCATTGCATGTAGTGGATGTAAACAGTGGCTACAAAAGCTCCAGCAATAACCAGGAACAGAACGCACTGGCCTCCAACCTGGAAGCTGCCGCTGAAATAGCCCGCCAGCTCAGATTAAGAGATCTCGGAGGTATTATTATCATCGACTTCATTGATATGAAGCTGCCGGATAATAAAAAAGCCATCTTCGAAGCCATGGAGAAATTTATGGCGCAAGACCGGGCAAAACATACCATTCTGCCGATCTCCAAATTTGGCCTGATGCAGATTACCCGCCAACGGGTAAAACCAGAGATTACCATATCGGTAGCAGAAGATTGCCCAACCTGTAAAGGAACCGGCAAAATCGGTGCTTCCATGCTGATCCTCGAGGATATTGAAAAAAACCTGCAATACCTGCTCAATCACCAGCATAAAGGACTGACCATCCGGGTACATCCTATCCTCTATGCTTACCTTACCAAAGGTTTTCTGGTATCAAAACAATGGAAATGGTATTTCCAATACAAAAAATGGGTTAAACTTAAGGCAGATGCCAATTTCCATCTGACCGAATACCGTTTCTTTGATGCCAATGATGAAGAAATAAAACTGTAA
- the tsaB gene encoding tRNA (adenosine(37)-N6)-threonylcarbamoyltransferase complex dimerization subunit type 1 TsaB has protein sequence MALILNIDTATTRGSVSLAQDGKVLDTLVNEQQQDHAATMILFVQQLLESHHITAAALDAVAVSAGPGSYTGLRVGVATAKGLCYAWNKPLLAISTLQMMAQGMHSILGEDTAWYCPMLDARRQEVFTAIYDAAGRELLPPQAMILTPEAFSAELAQQKIVFFGDGSAKWAQLLPPQAHALFTEYEINAAHMVPLSEQAFQQKSFADLAYFSPFYLKPFYFPQKS, from the coding sequence ATGGCACTTATACTGAATATAGATACGGCTACCACCAGGGGCTCCGTGAGCCTGGCGCAGGATGGGAAAGTGTTGGATACACTGGTGAATGAGCAGCAGCAGGACCATGCAGCTACCATGATTTTATTTGTACAGCAATTGCTGGAATCGCATCATATAACGGCTGCTGCACTGGATGCAGTGGCCGTAAGTGCAGGGCCGGGCTCTTACACCGGATTACGTGTAGGTGTGGCCACTGCCAAAGGTTTGTGTTATGCCTGGAATAAGCCGCTGCTGGCTATTTCCACCCTGCAGATGATGGCGCAGGGCATGCATAGTATATTAGGGGAGGATACCGCCTGGTATTGCCCTATGCTGGATGCACGCCGCCAGGAAGTGTTTACGGCTATCTATGATGCGGCCGGCCGGGAATTGTTGCCGCCACAGGCGATGATTCTTACACCGGAAGCATTCAGTGCTGAATTAGCGCAGCAAAAGATTGTTTTTTTTGGTGATGGCAGTGCCAAATGGGCGCAGTTATTACCGCCGCAGGCACATGCCCTGTTTACCGAATATGAAATAAATGCCGCACATATGGTTCCGCTTTCGGAACAGGCTTTCCAACAAAAATCCTTCGCAGATCTGGCTTATTTCAGCCCTTTTTATCTGAAACCATTTTATTTTCCACAAAAATCATAA
- a CDS encoding ArsR/SmtB family transcription factor — protein MEKTLLTTSSNTLIISRGTNEKDQIKLDYIAVKKAAMVLRAINHKLRQQMIKLLEDHKKMTVTEIYVKLRLEQSVASQHLAILRRAGIVITERDGKFIHYTINKQRIAEVAKFVEELVG, from the coding sequence ATGGAAAAAACATTATTAACTACCTCTTCTAATACTCTTATTATTTCTAGAGGTACCAATGAAAAAGACCAGATCAAATTGGATTACATTGCCGTTAAGAAAGCCGCTATGGTTTTGCGTGCTATCAACCATAAGCTCCGTCAGCAGATGATTAAGTTGTTGGAAGATCACAAAAAAATGACCGTGACCGAGATTTATGTGAAGTTACGTCTGGAACAATCAGTAGCATCGCAACATCTTGCCATATTAAGGCGTGCAGGCATAGTAATTACAGAGAGAGATGGTAAGTTTATTCACTACACCATCAATAAGCAACGTATTGCTGAAGTGGCGAAGTTTGTGGAAGAACTTGTTGGTTAG
- a CDS encoding RidA family protein — MEKQIINTTNAPAPIGPYNQSVKTGNLLFVSGQIPLDPVSNELVKSGIQDETHQVMKNLQAILTEAGASFKNVVKTTIFLTDMNNFAQVNEVYGSYFTGDYPARETVQVSGLPKGVDVEISVIATL; from the coding sequence ATGGAAAAGCAAATCATCAATACTACCAACGCGCCCGCTCCTATCGGGCCTTATAACCAATCGGTAAAAACCGGTAACCTGCTGTTTGTATCCGGACAAATTCCCCTGGACCCTGTTTCCAATGAGCTGGTAAAATCCGGTATTCAGGATGAAACACACCAGGTGATGAAAAACCTGCAGGCTATTCTCACAGAAGCCGGCGCCAGCTTCAAAAACGTCGTTAAAACGACCATCTTCCTGACCGACATGAATAATTTCGCGCAGGTAAATGAAGTATACGGCAGCTATTTCACAGGTGACTATCCTGCCCGTGAAACCGTACAGGTATCCGGATTACCCAAAGGCGTAGACGTGGAAATTTCCGTGATCGCAACGCTGTAA
- a CDS encoding L,D-transpeptidase family protein, with protein sequence MVIRFYASLVLLTLFAFAACQQQSGSRKRMKARDTTHYTKQEYIEQSLDSNFVNSFLQGNASYDAYDEYIRNFYRKRDFHYAWINKDGLTEQAGNFINMMKNDATYGIKDSSLMNPELQKLTDTLLVSDVGLKPGNPAIPRIEMLLTAQFFAYGNKVWSGITADSAKDLEWFIPRKKIDMESLLDSMMNKKGNAFEDDEPVNRQYKLLRGELKKLANLEATTKWDSLKATTKTFKKGDSDTAIAQVKIRLEALGDLPGTDSSGRFTAALDTAVRSFQHRMGLKSDGIIKQSVLTALNVPLQQRIRQVLLNMERLRWVPIEPATDYILVNIPEFEMHVYEKGNKLVWSCNVVVGKPGASTVIFSKELRHVVFSPYWNVPPGILAKEVLPGLKRGAGSYLARQNMEIVGASGKTIAPGSINWSKYSGGNFPYVVRQKPGGRNSLGKVKFLFPNEYNIYLHDTPARYLFGENKRSFSHGCIRVAEPKHLAEWLLRADSSWTSQKIDEAMNAGKEKYVTVKDKVPVFIGYFTAFVDSYGRLNFRDDVYGHDARLAATLFGK encoded by the coding sequence ATGGTTATACGTTTTTATGCCTCACTTGTTTTGCTGACACTCTTTGCCTTCGCTGCCTGCCAGCAGCAGAGCGGATCACGGAAAAGAATGAAAGCGCGCGACACCACCCATTATACCAAACAGGAGTATATCGAACAGTCTCTGGACAGCAATTTTGTCAATAGCTTCCTGCAGGGCAATGCATCCTATGATGCCTATGATGAATACATCCGCAACTTTTACCGTAAACGTGATTTCCACTATGCCTGGATCAACAAAGACGGACTGACAGAACAGGCGGGCAACTTCATCAATATGATGAAAAATGATGCGACCTATGGGATCAAAGACAGCAGTCTGATGAACCCGGAACTGCAAAAACTGACAGATACCCTGTTGGTCAGTGATGTAGGCTTAAAGCCGGGTAATCCGGCCATCCCTCGTATTGAGATGCTGCTCACGGCACAGTTTTTTGCCTATGGCAACAAAGTATGGAGCGGTATTACAGCAGATTCGGCAAAAGACCTGGAATGGTTTATTCCCCGTAAAAAAATAGACATGGAAAGCCTGCTGGATTCCATGATGAATAAAAAAGGCAATGCCTTTGAAGACGACGAACCGGTAAACAGGCAATATAAACTGCTGCGGGGCGAGCTGAAAAAGCTGGCTAACCTGGAAGCCACTACGAAATGGGACTCCCTGAAAGCAACCACTAAAACCTTTAAGAAAGGCGATTCCGACACAGCTATCGCCCAGGTGAAAATCAGACTGGAAGCATTGGGTGACCTGCCGGGAACGGACAGCAGCGGACGATTTACCGCTGCCCTGGACACCGCAGTGCGCAGCTTTCAGCACAGAATGGGCCTGAAGTCCGACGGTATTATTAAACAAAGTGTGCTGACTGCCCTGAACGTACCGCTGCAGCAACGTATCCGCCAGGTGCTGCTGAATATGGAGCGGCTTCGCTGGGTACCGATTGAACCGGCTACAGACTATATTCTGGTGAATATTCCGGAATTTGAAATGCACGTATATGAAAAAGGAAACAAGCTGGTATGGAGTTGCAATGTAGTGGTAGGAAAGCCTGGTGCGAGCACGGTTATTTTCAGTAAAGAGCTGCGTCATGTGGTATTCAGCCCTTATTGGAATGTACCTCCGGGCATCCTGGCGAAAGAGGTATTGCCAGGTCTTAAACGTGGTGCAGGATCCTATCTGGCCCGTCAGAACATGGAAATCGTAGGCGCCAGCGGTAAAACCATTGCGCCGGGATCTATCAACTGGAGCAAATATAGTGGTGGAAACTTCCCTTATGTGGTAAGACAAAAGCCTGGTGGCCGCAACTCCCTGGGTAAAGTGAAATTCCTCTTCCCCAATGAGTATAATATTTACCTGCATGATACGCCCGCCCGTTACCTGTTTGGTGAAAACAAACGGTCTTTCAGCCATGGCTGCATCCGGGTAGCAGAACCTAAGCACCTGGCAGAATGGTTACTACGCGCTGATTCCAGCTGGACTTCTCAAAAAATTGATGAGGCCATGAACGCGGGTAAAGAGAAGTATGTAACTGTGAAAGATAAGGTGCCCGTATTTATCGGCTATTTCACCGCCTTTGTGGATAGCTATGGCCGGCTGAATTTCCGCGACGACGTGTATGGTCACGACGCCCGGCTGGCAGCTACGTTGTTTGGTAAATAA
- a CDS encoding 3-hydroxyacyl-CoA dehydrogenase family protein produces the protein MNILVIADAQRFEELQQKGLAKHEVQWKTSLEEVLSIKVFDLVIDLIFDDRPEHAAVYAKNPGVPVLAGMVKTSLAEVMNQYAFEQGFNIVGCNFLPGFIRMPVTEVTVLDDEQKSTLDQLMYQLNWEYAVVADHVGMVTPLVVCMIINEAYLTAAEGTASREDIDISMKLGTNYPFGPFEWCEMIGVKHVYEVLKAAQHATGDDRYEAAALLQTEYEAI, from the coding sequence ATGAATATCCTGGTAATAGCAGATGCACAGCGATTTGAAGAGTTGCAGCAGAAGGGACTGGCCAAGCATGAAGTGCAATGGAAAACGAGTCTGGAAGAGGTTTTATCGATTAAGGTATTTGACCTGGTGATTGACCTGATCTTTGACGATCGTCCGGAACACGCAGCCGTATATGCCAAAAATCCCGGTGTACCGGTGCTGGCAGGTATGGTTAAAACGTCGCTGGCGGAAGTCATGAATCAGTATGCCTTTGAACAGGGATTTAATATCGTGGGATGTAACTTCCTGCCGGGATTCATCCGGATGCCGGTAACGGAAGTGACTGTGCTGGACGACGAACAAAAATCCACACTGGACCAGCTGATGTATCAGCTGAACTGGGAATATGCGGTAGTAGCCGATCATGTAGGGATGGTAACACCTTTGGTGGTATGTATGATCATCAATGAGGCTTACCTCACTGCAGCGGAAGGTACTGCTTCCCGGGAAGACATTGATATTTCCATGAAGCTGGGAACAAACTATCCCTTTGGGCCGTTTGAATGGTGTGAAATGATAGGCGTCAAGCATGTATATGAAGTGCTGAAAGCAGCACAGCATGCTACCGGAGATGACCGTTATGAAGCAGCTGCATTATTGCAAACAGAATACGAAGCGATTTAA
- a CDS encoding cupin domain-containing protein — MTQVITVHDIPAKHTIPGFQGRFVHGEKSTLAFWEIAAGAVSPLHQHPHEQITYVTEGSFEMELDGEKHLLQQHDVLVIPPHALHGGRAVTACKLIDSFSPARDDYR, encoded by the coding sequence ATGACCCAGGTAATTACCGTACATGATATTCCGGCCAAACATACGATTCCCGGCTTTCAGGGCCGCTTTGTACATGGTGAAAAGTCCACCCTGGCTTTCTGGGAAATTGCAGCAGGAGCTGTATCTCCCTTACATCAGCATCCGCACGAACAGATTACCTATGTCACGGAAGGCAGCTTTGAGATGGAGCTGGATGGAGAGAAACATTTATTGCAGCAGCACGATGTGCTGGTGATTCCACCCCATGCCCTGCATGGCGGCCGGGCAGTTACTGCCTGTAAACTGATAGACAGTTTCAGTCCTGCGCGGGATGATTACAGATAA